The genome window GCCCACTCGAAACATACCACGAAATGATCGACACAGCACTAAGCGAGGAAGGCGAATGAGCGACCTCGGGCCGATCAAATTCGAGGCATGGCCGGACGGCGGGCGCAACCGCGTGGGCGGGCAGATGGTAGGCACGCACGGCGGTGTCAGGGCCATTCACGAGCCTTCCGGCATCACCGCCATCGTCAACATCGGTCGCTCCCAGCACGTCAACAAAATGATCGCGGAAGACATGATTCTGACCGCGATCACGCATCCGAAATTCAGGTAGCGGCAACACGAGGTAGGCGGCATGGCGAAGGCGAGAACAGCGGCGGCGAAACGAAAACTGAAACGAGGGAGGCCGAAGATGGAAGGTGTTGCGAGGGAGCCAAGCGGAAGGGTGAGCCGATCCGGTATTGACCACGGGCCGGCGGACAAGGTGGCGCTTGATGCTCGCGCCCGCCACCTCGGCTTGAAACAAGATCAGGCAAAGGACCAGAAGGCTGGCAGCTTCATCGGCTACCTCAACCTTATCGGCCCGGATGACGGCCTGTCGGATCGGCAATACGAAGCGGCAACGAACTACCTCAACCTTCGGCAGGCATACCTACGGGCCATCAAAGCGCCAGGCTGTTTGGTTGATGGCGAAACGGGAATTCCCGCCTCGGACGTGACCGACGCCTACGAAGAATGGGTGATGGACACCAAGGAGGTCTATGCCGACTGCCGAAAGGCCATCCAAGACGCGCAGAGCGAGAACAGGTCCGCGAACCTATGGGCTGCGCTTGATCTTTGCATCCACCAAGATCAGGCGATGTACCATATGGTAGGCGATCTAAGGCTGTTGACGAATGCGCTGGGTCGGTTCTTTCGCATTTGACAAGCATTCGCAAATCACCCATATTTTGTGACATCTGATTATGCTGCCCGTCTTGCGTCATCGCGGCGGGCTTTTTGATTCCAAGCCACCACACCTTTCAAGCCGAAGCGGCACGATTCACTTTCGGGCAAAGATGAGGTACAAATAGATCGGGCCTCAAACGGTGTTTGCACCACCGCGAGGCCCTAACCGAAACGAACCTTACTGGAGGCTCGAATGGCTGCTCAACGTATATGTGAGGCGCAGGGGTGCACCAAGCCCTTTTATGCAAAGGGATATTGCTTGGCGCACTACTACAGGAACAAGCGTCACGGAACGTTGGACGCCACCCGCCATGCGCCGGGGGAGGCGATAGCGTTCCTGGAGACGCTTGCCAGCGGCCCTCACGAAGACCAATGCATCGCGTGGCCTTACGGGCGCACACCTAACGGGTATGGAAGAGTGATCGTGGATGGCCGCAAACAGGTGGCGAGCCGCGTTGTTTGCGAATTGGCCCATGGGCGCGCTCCATCCCCCGAATATGAAGCCGCTCACTCCTGCGGGAAGGGGCATCTCGGGTGCGTTAACCCCAAACATCTCAGGTGGGCGACGCAGGAAGAGAACCGCGCAGATATGATACTGCACGGCACCGCACGAGAACCCAAAAAGCGCGTGAGAAAGCGCGCGACTGGTAAGCGCCGGGTGGGCGCGATGGTGTTCACGGCCCGTTTTTCAGAAGATGACGTTCGCCAAATCCGAGCGATGCATGAAAGCGGTATGGGTGCGCGTCGGATTGGACGGAGTTTTGGCTGCGACCCAACAACGGTAGCTCGGGTTTTTCGCCGAGAAACTTGGAAGCATGTCGAATAGCGATCCATGCGCAGCCTGTGGTGGGCCAGTCATGGTGCTAAAGGGCTAATGGATCGCGAGCCGCGCTAATCACAGGCTCTCAGACAGCCGAGGAAATCATGGCAGACATTGGCAGGCCGACAGCCTACCGCGAGGAATTTGCGGAGCAGGCAGCAAAGCTGTGCGCCCTCGGCGCGACTGATTTCGAGCTTGCCGATTTCTTTCAGGTGAACACCGCAACAATCTATCGTTGGCGCAATGTTCATCCTGAATTTTGCGAGGCAGTCACGTGCGGAAAGGAAAAGGCTGACGAGCGAGTTGCTAGGGCGCTCTATAACCGCGCCGTTGGATATACGTTCGAAAGTGAGAAGATACAGGTTATGCGCGATGGCTCGATTGTCCGTGCTCCTATGCTTGAGCATGTTGCTCCCGACCCGTCAGCCGCGATGAATTGGCTGAAAAACCGTCAGCCAGACAAGTGGCGCGACAAGCAGGAGCACGAGATCAAAGGTCAGATGACGCTGACCCCTGTCATAAACTTCAATGCCAAGGCCGAATGACGCCGCGCTCGACATAAACCTGCACGAAAAGCAGCAGGTAGCGTTTTGGAGCGAGGCGACAGAGATATTGTACGGCGGCGCGGCGGGTGGCGGAAAGAGCCATCTCATGCGAATGGCTGCGATAATCTGGTGCTCAGAAATCCCCGGCCTTCAGGTTTATCTGTTCCGGCGCATTCGGGACGATCTTGTCAAGAACCACATGGAAGGCCCGA of Aquamicrobium sp. contains these proteins:
- a CDS encoding helix-turn-helix domain-containing protein; the protein is MAAQRICEAQGCTKPFYAKGYCLAHYYRNKRHGTLDATRHAPGEAIAFLETLASGPHEDQCIAWPYGRTPNGYGRVIVDGRKQVASRVVCELAHGRAPSPEYEAAHSCGKGHLGCVNPKHLRWATQEENRADMILHGTAREPKKRVRKRATGKRRVGAMVFTARFSEDDVRQIRAMHESGMGARRIGRSFGCDPTTVARVFRRETWKHVE
- a CDS encoding helix-turn-helix domain-containing protein → MADIGRPTAYREEFAEQAAKLCALGATDFELADFFQVNTATIYRWRNVHPEFCEAVTCGKEKADERVARALYNRAVGYTFESEKIQVMRDGSIVRAPMLEHVAPDPSAAMNWLKNRQPDKWRDKQEHEIKGQMTLTPVINFNAKAE